One Setaria italica strain Yugu1 chromosome II, Setaria_italica_v2.0, whole genome shotgun sequence DNA segment encodes these proteins:
- the LOC111256418 gene encoding SKP1-like protein 11: MEVGKSEKGAEEEEKGETVAGKGEKGSAVAGKGETVAMAAGKGEKGSAVVGKGEKGSVAAGKGEKGPTVAEKGKGVAEEAGKEVADGDMITLKSWDGKPFKVSKEAAARLSKHLAEKIAGGCSDGGIELENIGPEALEKVVDYCNKHDPYAAASSSRRSFYTAPSKELEEWDRKLVDRLSQDALFDLVEAADSLKMDGLLDVTCRKLADMMKGKTTAQIRETFNIENDFTKEQEEEIRREHAWAFKI, encoded by the coding sequence ATGGAGGTGGGGAAGAGCGAgaagggagcggaggaggaggagaagggagagaCGGTAGCGGGGAAGGGAGAGAAGGgatcggcggtggcggggaaGGGAGAGACGGTAGCGATGGCGGCGGGGAAGGGTGAGAAGGGATCGGCGGTGGTGGGGAAGGGAGAGAAGGgatcggtggcggcggggaagggAGAGAAGGGTCCGACGGTGGCGGAGAAGGGGAAGGgagtggcggaggaggcggggaaggaggtggccgacgggGATATGATCACCCTGAAGAGCTGGGATGGGAAGCCGTTCAAGGTTTCGAAGGAGGCCGCGGCGCGGCTGTCGAAGCACCTCGCCGAGAAGATCGCAGGAGGCTGCAGCGACGGCGGCATCGAGCTCGAAAACATCGGCCCCGAGGCCCTCGAGAAGGTGGTCGACTACTGCAACAAGCACGATCCCTACGCCgcggccagcagcagccgccgcagctTCTACACCGCGCCATCCAAGGAGCTGGAGGAGTGGGACCGCAAGCTCGTCGACCGCCTCAGCCAGGACGCCCTCTTCGACCTCGTCGAGGCTGCCGACTCCCTCAAGATGGACGGGCTGCTCGACGTCACCTGCCGCAAGCTCGCCGACATGATGAAGGGCAAGACCACCGCTCAGATCCGCGAGACATTCAACATCGAGAATGACTTCACaaaggagcaggaggaggagattCGCCGGGAGCACGCCTGGGCCTTCAAAATCTAG
- the LOC101753761 gene encoding SKP1-like protein 1B, with translation MAAEGEKKGAMEAEKGAADAREIITLKSSDGVVRRVKKAVASLSGLISRSIEDGCADGDVPLPNVEASTLDTVLEYCNKHADPGAAAAATNSDSDPTAAAAGGSSSSSSVDTAASDDMKAWDREFLDLLSLDALYDLLLAADYLQIEGLQAVICQRAADMIKGKTTQQIRDTFNIVNDLTPEDEEELRQQYAWAFDE, from the coding sequence atggcggcggagggagaGAAGAAGGGGGCGATGGAGGCGGAGAAGGGAGCGGCGGATGCGAGGGAGATCATCACCCTGAAGAGCTCGGACGGGGTGGTGCGCCGCGTGAAGAAGGCGGTGGCGAGCCTGTCAGGCCTCATCAGCCGCTCGATCGAAGATGGCTGCGCCGACGGCGACGTCCCCCTCCCCAACGTCGAGGCCAGCACCCTGGACACGGTGCTCGAGTACTGCAACAAGCACGctgaccccggcgccgccgcggccgccaccaaTTCCGACTCCGatcccaccgccgcggccgccggcggaagcagcagcagcagcagcgtcgaCACCGCGGCGTCCGACGACATGAAGGCTTGGGACCGCGAGTTCCTCGACCTCCTCTCCCTCGACGCCCTTTacgacctcctcctcgccgccgactaCCTCCAAATCGAGGGGCTCCAGGCCGTCATCTGCCAGAGGGCCGCCGACATGATCAAGGGCAAGACCACCCAGCAGATCCGCGACACCTTCAACATCGTCAACGACCTCACcccggaggacgaggaggagttgCGCCAGCAGTACGCCTGGGCCTTCGACGAGTAG
- the LOC101754163 gene encoding uncharacterized protein LOC101754163 yields the protein MNQAQIAAAAAAAAIALAGGAQTADVEAAARQAADAVAAGTAGDAAINGALTTARNLAAKQLVREQFSLGVAQAKAVLNPQVVLMLMLYPCVIAFTLAARYTKYGLLIPTPNVPGAAPPSPDLARAQDEWLTTSQEALWFTGICFGAVSLIHIFLVFYITLKGPRESPRMSRAFAWLAPMAFWFGTCAYFFVFTILARYGVAWQEWVLFGAFTLGLFFITAILICVAVSLAKVVEAPPAQVPVEGGPGQGNQ from the exons ATGAATCAAGCCCagattgccgccgccgccgccgccgccgccatcgccttaGCCGGCGGTGCCCAAACCGCAGACGTCGAGGCCGCCGCCCGAcaggccgccgacgccgtcgccgccggaacCGCAGGCGATGCCGCCATCAACGGAGCTCTTACCACCGCACGAAATTTAGCCGCTAAGCAACTCG TTCGGGAGCAGTTCTCGCTCGGTGTAGCTCAG GCCAAGGCTGTTCTCAATCCTCAGGTCGTGCTCATGCTTATGCTATACCCATGCGTGATCGCCTTCACCCTAGCTGCCCGCTACACAAAATACGGTCTGCTCATACCCACCCCCAACgtgcccggcgccgcccctccctcccctgacCTCGCCCGTGCCCAGGACGAGTGGCTGACCACTTCACAGGAAGCCCTCTGGTTCACCGGAATATGTTTTGGCGCCGTCAGTCTGATCCACATTTTCTTAGTGTTTTACATAACCCTGAAGGGCCCTCGTGAGTCGCCAAGAATGTCCCGTGCCTTTGCTTGGTTGGCCCCAATGGCGTTCTGGTTTGGTACCTGTGCTTATTTCTTTGTGTTCACAATCTTGGCAAG ATATGGAGTTGCCTGGCAGGAGTGGGTGCTTTTCGGAGCATTTACATTGGGGCTGTTTTTTATCACTGCAATTCTCATTTGT GTGGCCGTTTCGCTGGCGAAGGTGGTAGAAGCTCCTCCTGCTCAAGTGCCCGTGGAAGGAGGGCCAGGCCAGGGGAATCAGTAG